Proteins encoded within one genomic window of Humulus lupulus chromosome 1, drHumLupu1.1, whole genome shotgun sequence:
- the LOC133785362 gene encoding uncharacterized protein LOC133785362, which produces MASEHKDSDGRIRCPCVRCINNRLESLDVVQAHVFDKGFHQAYEKWIYHGEEEEIVANEVVNENEDDEMIHVVEDSLLPTTEEVETDPGTSQSQHQSEGSGNESSIDSSPADQHEILNKVLVEKSDYQKGVGYRVKGKGRMSTSSSTNQSQSPAHTAPTPLEDMTTMALMMKAMRETIQMMTPQQSSSLYNPQFDSFLQRYLPSQSEDGTSSRSNTAHPDLHTPPQQQYQPPPQYPPYMSSQQPPQYQNQYMFGRSSQSHPLYCNFTDFTGGSMQHPQPNLRYGEVRGPSQQQPFSRYGELGGSSQQQPFFRYGEFGGESQQQEQPFLSTPIHPRPRDQFGDLTLGQSSQHHYIPSLPQPLPPPPPHQNVEDEDN; this is translated from the coding sequence atggcgtcggaacataaggattctgatggaagaattaggtgcccgtgtgttAGATGCATAAATAATAGATTGGAATCTTTGGATGTTGTGCAAGCACACGTATTCGATaagggttttcatcaagcttatgagAAGTGGATTTATCATGGCGAGGAGGAAGAAATTGTTGCCAATGAGGTGGTTaatgagaatgaagacgatgagatgattcatGTTGTGGAAGACTCccttttaccgacaactgaggaagtagaaacGGATCCCGGCACGAGTCAATCTCAACATCAGAGTGAAGGGTCTGGTAATGAATCTAGCATTGATTCGTCCCCGGCCGATCAACACGAGATACTAAATAAAGTACTCGTGGAGAAATCTGACTACCAAAAAGGTGTGGGTTATAGGGTGAAAGGGAAAGGGAGAatgtcaacctccagctctacaAATCAAAGTCAGTCCCCAGCACATACTGCTCCTACGCCTCTTGAAGATATGACTACTATGGctctgatgatgaaggcaatGCGTGAGACGATTCAGATGATGACACCCCAGCAATCCAGTAGTCTGTATAACCCACAGTTTGACAGCTTTCTGCAGAGGTATTTGCCATCACAATCTGAAGATGGTACGTCTTCTCGAAGTAACACCGCCcatcctgaccttcatacaccgccacaaCAACAGTACCAGCCTCCTCCACAGTATCCGCCATATatgtcgtcgcaacaacctccgCAATATCAAAATCAGTACATGTTTGGACGCTCTTCCCAGTCTCATCCACTCTATTGTAACTTTACCGACTTTacaggaggatcgatgcagcatCCGCAGCCTAATCTTAGGTATGGTGAGGTTAGAGGTCCGTCGCAGCAGCAACCATTTTCTAGGTATGGTGAACTTGGGGGCTCCTCGCAGCAGCAGCCATTTTTTagatatggtgagtttgggggcGAGTCGCAACAACAGGAGCAACCTTTTTTATCCACCCCGATACACCCACGACCACGGgatcagtttggggacctcacgcttgGACAATCTTCACAGCATCATTATATTCCTTCACTACCACAACCActgccaccgccaccgccacatCAGAATGTTGAAGATGAAGATAATTAA